A section of the Buteo buteo chromosome 27, bButBut1.hap1.1, whole genome shotgun sequence genome encodes:
- the COG7 gene encoding conserved oligomeric Golgi complex subunit 7 isoform X2: MPRVLREVEVLKQEATFLKEQMILVKEDIKKFEEDTAQSMQVLVEIDQVKSRMQLAAESLQEADKWSTLSADIEETLKTQDVSVISAKLTSMQSSLAMLVDTPDYSEKCVHLEALKNRLEAMASPQIVAAFNSQSVDQAKTFVKVFTEIDRMPQLLAYYYKCHKVQLVAVWQDLCQSDLSLNRQLTELYDTLLGTWHSQLQWATQVFKNPHEIVTVLLIQTLGALVPSIPVCLSTAVERTGQDTKLNKLLELYDATIHFAKGLEVAMLPNLKEQNLVKVMELVEAVYGPYKPYQLEYGDLEEENLLIQISAVPLEHWEVIDCVQELNHSVSKLFILASGAIDNCIKLTDGLGVCGLLKALKALFTKYTSDFTNTLQSIRKKCKLDDVLSDSLFQEDWTAFQNSVRIITTCGELLRQCGDFEQQLANRILSTAGKYLSDSYSPCSFSGFQDTSSAEKKSSVKNPWQEYNYLLKENPSEYANLMETLYTLKEKGTSNHNLLSSSRSALSRLNQLAHHLAFDSVFLRIKQQLLLISKMEGWNSGGIGETLTDDLPNFSLTPLEYISNIGQYIMSLPLHLEPFVTQEDSALELALHAGKLPYPPEQGDELPELDNMADYWLGSIARATMQTYCEVILQIPELTVHSTKQLATDIDYLINVMDALGLQPSRTLQNIVTLLKAKPEDYRQAAKSVPRRMASSIGAMRGLEC, encoded by the exons ATGCCCAGAGTCCTCCGGGAAGTGGAGGTCTTGAAACAGGAAGCAACGTTCCTGAAGGAGCAAATGATCCTTGTTAAAGAAGATATCAAGAAATTTGAAGAAGACACAGCTCAGTCAATGCAG gtccTGGTAGAGATTGACCAAGTGAAATCTAGAATGCAGTTGGCTGCCGAGTCACTTCAGGAAGCAGATAAATGGAGCACGTTAAGTGCAGACATTGAAGAGACTCTTAAAACACAG GATGTGTCTGTGATTTCGGCCAAACTAACAAGTATGCAGAGCAGCCTGGCTATGCTTGTGGATACGCCAGATTACTCTGAGAAGTGTGTGCATCTTGAGGCTCTGAAGAACCGACTAGAAGCTATGGCCAGCCCTCAGAttgttgctgcttttaattCCCAGTCTGTAG atcAGGcaaaaacatttgttaaagTCTTCACTGAAATTGATCGGATGCCCCAGCTTCTTGCTTATTATTATAAATGCCACAAG GTGCAGCTGGTGGCCGTGTGGCAGGATCTTTGCCAAAGTGACTTAAGCTTAAATCGCCAGTTGACTGAACTGTATGACACGCTCCTTGGGACCTGGCACTCACAGCTTCAGTGGGCAACACAG GTTTTCAAGAACCCCCATGAAATTGTGACTGTATTGTTGATTCAAACTCTGGGAGCGTTGGTGCCTTCCATCCCTGTCTGCCTCAGCACTGCCGTGGAAAGAACGGGCCAAGACACCAAGCTGAATAAGCTGCTGGAGCTCTATGATGCCACCATCCACTTCGCAAAAGGGCTGGAAGTAGCAATGCTGCCAAACTTGA AGGAGCAGAACCTGGTAAAAGTGATGGAACTGGTGGAAGCGGTGTATGGTCCGTACAAGCCCTATCAACTTGAGTATGGAgacctggaagaagaaaatctccTTATTCAGATCAGTGCAGTGCCGTTG GAGCATTGGGAAGTAATTGACTGTGTCCAGGAACTGAACCATTCAGTCAGCAAACTCTTCATTCTGGCCTCTGGAGCCATCGACAACTGCATTAAACTCACTGATGGACTGGGAGTGTGTGGGCTCCTTAAGGCCCTGAAAGCTCTGTTCACAAA GTATACATCTGACTTTACGAATACATTGCAGTCTATACGAAAGAAATGTAAGCTGGATGATGTCCTATCAGATTCCCTTTTCCAGGAGGACTGGACTGCATTCCAAAACTCTGTCCG GATAATTACTACTTGTGGTGAGCTCCTTCGTCAGTGTGGAGACTTTGAGCAGCAACTGGCCAACAG gATTTTATCAACTGCTGGGAAGTATCTCTCGGACTCCTACAGCCCTTGTagtttttctggctttcaggataccagttctgcagaaaagaagagCTCCGTAAAGAATCCCTGGCAGGAGTACAATTATCTTTTGAAGGAGAATCCATCCGAGTATGCCAACCTTATGGAAACACTTTACACTCTAAAG gaAAAAGGTACGAGTAACCACAACCTGTTGTCTTCATCGCGATCTGCCCTAAGCCGCCTCAACCAGCTGGCACACCACTTGGCttttgattctgtttttcttcgCATCAAACAACAACTCTTACTCATTTCAAAGATGGAG GGTTGGAATTCTGGTGGCATTGGTGAGACCCTGACAGATGACCTGCCAAACTTCAGCCTGACTCCTCTGGAATATATCAGCAAT ATTGGGCAATATATTATGTCACTTCCTCTCCACCTTGAGCCATTTGTCACTCAAGAGGATTCTGCTTTGGAACTGGCATTACATGCTGGAAAACTGCCTTACCCCCCAGAACAAG GAGATGAATTACCTGAGCTGGACAACATGGCTGACTACTGGCTGGGCTCCATTGCCAGAGCTACAATGCAAACTTACTGCGAAGTTATCCTGCAAATACCAGAGCTCACAGTACATTCGACAAAGCAGCTCGCCACCGACATTG ATTATCTCATAAATGTGATGGATGCCCTCGGCCTTCAGCCATCAAGAACACTGCAAAATATTGTAACTCTGTTGAAGGCAAAACCAGAGGACTACCGGCAAGCTGCAAAAAGTGTGCCCCGCAGAATGGCCAGCAGCATTGGTGCAATGAGAGGCCTGGAGTGTTAG
- the COG7 gene encoding conserved oligomeric Golgi complex subunit 7 isoform X1, translating into MDFSRFLSDDFEVKSWVNAAFRAVQQEAPGKVDAHAATLVMKLQLFIQEVNNAVEETSHQALQNMPRVLREVEVLKQEATFLKEQMILVKEDIKKFEEDTAQSMQVLVEIDQVKSRMQLAAESLQEADKWSTLSADIEETLKTQDVSVISAKLTSMQSSLAMLVDTPDYSEKCVHLEALKNRLEAMASPQIVAAFNSQSVDQAKTFVKVFTEIDRMPQLLAYYYKCHKVQLVAVWQDLCQSDLSLNRQLTELYDTLLGTWHSQLQWATQVFKNPHEIVTVLLIQTLGALVPSIPVCLSTAVERTGQDTKLNKLLELYDATIHFAKGLEVAMLPNLKEQNLVKVMELVEAVYGPYKPYQLEYGDLEEENLLIQISAVPLEHWEVIDCVQELNHSVSKLFILASGAIDNCIKLTDGLGVCGLLKALKALFTKYTSDFTNTLQSIRKKCKLDDVLSDSLFQEDWTAFQNSVRIITTCGELLRQCGDFEQQLANRILSTAGKYLSDSYSPCSFSGFQDTSSAEKKSSVKNPWQEYNYLLKENPSEYANLMETLYTLKEKGTSNHNLLSSSRSALSRLNQLAHHLAFDSVFLRIKQQLLLISKMEGWNSGGIGETLTDDLPNFSLTPLEYISNIGQYIMSLPLHLEPFVTQEDSALELALHAGKLPYPPEQGDELPELDNMADYWLGSIARATMQTYCEVILQIPELTVHSTKQLATDIDYLINVMDALGLQPSRTLQNIVTLLKAKPEDYRQAAKSVPRRMASSIGAMRGLEC; encoded by the exons GGTTCCTGTCGGATGACTTTGAGGTGAAGAGCTGGGTGAACGCGGCCTTCCGGGCCGTGCAGCAGGAGGCCCCCGGGAAGGTGGACGCCCACGCCGCTACCCTGGTGATGAAGTTGCAGCTCTTCATCCAGGAGGTCAACAACGCCGTGGAAG AAACAAGCCACCAGGCTCTCCAGAACATGCCCAGAGTCCTCCGGGAAGTGGAGGTCTTGAAACAGGAAGCAACGTTCCTGAAGGAGCAAATGATCCTTGTTAAAGAAGATATCAAGAAATTTGAAGAAGACACAGCTCAGTCAATGCAG gtccTGGTAGAGATTGACCAAGTGAAATCTAGAATGCAGTTGGCTGCCGAGTCACTTCAGGAAGCAGATAAATGGAGCACGTTAAGTGCAGACATTGAAGAGACTCTTAAAACACAG GATGTGTCTGTGATTTCGGCCAAACTAACAAGTATGCAGAGCAGCCTGGCTATGCTTGTGGATACGCCAGATTACTCTGAGAAGTGTGTGCATCTTGAGGCTCTGAAGAACCGACTAGAAGCTATGGCCAGCCCTCAGAttgttgctgcttttaattCCCAGTCTGTAG atcAGGcaaaaacatttgttaaagTCTTCACTGAAATTGATCGGATGCCCCAGCTTCTTGCTTATTATTATAAATGCCACAAG GTGCAGCTGGTGGCCGTGTGGCAGGATCTTTGCCAAAGTGACTTAAGCTTAAATCGCCAGTTGACTGAACTGTATGACACGCTCCTTGGGACCTGGCACTCACAGCTTCAGTGGGCAACACAG GTTTTCAAGAACCCCCATGAAATTGTGACTGTATTGTTGATTCAAACTCTGGGAGCGTTGGTGCCTTCCATCCCTGTCTGCCTCAGCACTGCCGTGGAAAGAACGGGCCAAGACACCAAGCTGAATAAGCTGCTGGAGCTCTATGATGCCACCATCCACTTCGCAAAAGGGCTGGAAGTAGCAATGCTGCCAAACTTGA AGGAGCAGAACCTGGTAAAAGTGATGGAACTGGTGGAAGCGGTGTATGGTCCGTACAAGCCCTATCAACTTGAGTATGGAgacctggaagaagaaaatctccTTATTCAGATCAGTGCAGTGCCGTTG GAGCATTGGGAAGTAATTGACTGTGTCCAGGAACTGAACCATTCAGTCAGCAAACTCTTCATTCTGGCCTCTGGAGCCATCGACAACTGCATTAAACTCACTGATGGACTGGGAGTGTGTGGGCTCCTTAAGGCCCTGAAAGCTCTGTTCACAAA GTATACATCTGACTTTACGAATACATTGCAGTCTATACGAAAGAAATGTAAGCTGGATGATGTCCTATCAGATTCCCTTTTCCAGGAGGACTGGACTGCATTCCAAAACTCTGTCCG GATAATTACTACTTGTGGTGAGCTCCTTCGTCAGTGTGGAGACTTTGAGCAGCAACTGGCCAACAG gATTTTATCAACTGCTGGGAAGTATCTCTCGGACTCCTACAGCCCTTGTagtttttctggctttcaggataccagttctgcagaaaagaagagCTCCGTAAAGAATCCCTGGCAGGAGTACAATTATCTTTTGAAGGAGAATCCATCCGAGTATGCCAACCTTATGGAAACACTTTACACTCTAAAG gaAAAAGGTACGAGTAACCACAACCTGTTGTCTTCATCGCGATCTGCCCTAAGCCGCCTCAACCAGCTGGCACACCACTTGGCttttgattctgtttttcttcgCATCAAACAACAACTCTTACTCATTTCAAAGATGGAG GGTTGGAATTCTGGTGGCATTGGTGAGACCCTGACAGATGACCTGCCAAACTTCAGCCTGACTCCTCTGGAATATATCAGCAAT ATTGGGCAATATATTATGTCACTTCCTCTCCACCTTGAGCCATTTGTCACTCAAGAGGATTCTGCTTTGGAACTGGCATTACATGCTGGAAAACTGCCTTACCCCCCAGAACAAG GAGATGAATTACCTGAGCTGGACAACATGGCTGACTACTGGCTGGGCTCCATTGCCAGAGCTACAATGCAAACTTACTGCGAAGTTATCCTGCAAATACCAGAGCTCACAGTACATTCGACAAAGCAGCTCGCCACCGACATTG ATTATCTCATAAATGTGATGGATGCCCTCGGCCTTCAGCCATCAAGAACACTGCAAAATATTGTAACTCTGTTGAAGGCAAAACCAGAGGACTACCGGCAAGCTGCAAAAAGTGTGCCCCGCAGAATGGCCAGCAGCATTGGTGCAATGAGAGGCCTGGAGTGTTAG
- the SCNN1B gene encoding epithelial sodium channel subunit beta, with product MNLKKYFVRALHRLQKGPGYTYKELLVWYCDNTNTHGPKRIIKEGPKKKLIWFFLTLLFASLVFWQWGILINTYLSYNVTSSLSIGFKTMKFPAVTVCNANPFKYSEVKHLLKELDRLIEAALERILQPALGNSSENASPPLDLRLWHQIPLVLIDEHDKDNPVILDIFESNQAAGGNQTTAGNQTAAGNQTAAGDQTAAGNETAAGDQTAAGDQTSVGNQTAAPPAPANTTSEEKKYKLAVKLCSHQGSDNCTYRNFTSAAQAVTEWYILQSTSILSKVPLQERIRMGYQAEDMILACLYGAEPCNYKNFTQIYHPDHGNCYIFNWGMDEEALNSSNPGAEFGLKLILDISQQDYIPYLSSAAGARLMLHQQKSFPFLKDQGIYAMAGTETSIGVLVDELERMGYPYSDCTNNGSDVPVKNLYSQYNTSYSIQACLRSCFQNHMTEICGCGHYMFPLPEGVNYCNNEDNPGWAYCYSSLRSSITHRQICIDSCKETCNDTQYKMTISMADWPSEASEDWIFHILSYERDMSTNVTLDRNGIIKLNIYFQEYNYRTISESAATTIVWLLSSLGGQFGFWMGGSVLCLIEFGEIIIDSLWITVINVISWCKGLKQKRAQARYPDAPPTVSELVEAHTNLGFQHEDAGALPRDEALPPEPGTPPPNYDSLRVQPLDVLGPDSDAETE from the exons ATGAACCTGAAGAAGTACTTCGTTCGTGCGCTGCACCGCCTGCAGAAGGGCCCTGGCTACACCTACAAGGAGCTGCTGGTCTGGTACTGCGACAACACCAACACCCATGGCCCGAAGCGCATCATCAAAGAAGGgccaaagaagaaattaatctggTTCTTCTTAACGCTGCTCTTTGCGTCTCTGGTCTTCTGGCAGTGGGGTATCCTCATCAACACCTACCTCTCCTATAACGTCACTTCATCTCTCTCTATTGGCTTTAAGACCATGAAGTTCCCAGCAGTCACGGTCTGCAATGCCAACCCTTTCAA ATACTCAGAGGTGAAGCATCTGTTGAAAGAGCTGGACAGGCTCATTGAAGCGGCGCTGGAGAGGATCCTGCAGCCTGCGCTGGGGAACAGCAGTGAGAACGCCTCGCCACCGCTCGACCTGAGGCTCTGGCACCAGATACCCCTGGTCCTCATCGACGAGCACGACAAAGACAACCCCGTCATCCTGGACATCTTTGAAAGCAACCAGGCTGCTGGGGGCAACCAAACCACTGCGGGCAACCAAACCGCTGCGGGCAACCAAACCGCTGCAGGCGACCAAACCGCTGCGGGCAATGAAACCGCTGCAGGTGACCAAACCGCTGCGGGCGACCAAACCTCTGTGGGCAACCAAACCGCTGCTCCACCTGCCCCAGCCAACACGACGTCGGAAGAAAAGAAGTACAAGTTGGCAGTGAAGCTG TGCAGCCATCAGGGCTCCGACAACTGCACCTACAGGAACTTCACCAGCGCGGCGCAGGCGGTGACCGAGTGGTACATCCTGCAGTCCACCAGCATCCTCTCCAAAGTCCCGCTGCAAGAGAGAATCAGGATGGGCTACCAGGCAGAAGACATGATCCTGGCGTGTCTCTACGGGGCCGAACCCTGCAACTACAA GAATTTCACCCAAATCTATCACCCAGACCATGGTAACTGCTACATCTTTAACTGGGGCATGGACGAAGAGGCTTTGAATTCCTCCAACCCTGGAGCCGAGTTTG GGCTGAAGTTAATTCTGGACATCAGTCAGCAAGACTATATCCCTTACCTGTCATCCGCTGCCGGGGCCAGGCTCATGCTGCATCAACAGAAGAGCTTCCCCTTCCTTAAGGATCAGGGCATCTATGCAATGGCGGGGACAGAAACCTCCATCGGTGTGTTAGTG GATGAACTGGAACGGATGGGCTACCCCTACAGTGACTGCACCAATAATGGGTCTGATGTCCCCGTAAAAAATCTCTATAGCCAGTATAATACTTCCTATTCCATCCAg GCTTGCCTGCGCTCTTGTTTCCAAAATCACATGACTGAAATCTGTGGATGTGGTCACTATATGTTTCCTTTACCTGAGGGGGTAAATTATTGCAATAACGAAGATAACCCAGGTTGGG CATATTGCTATTCATCACTGAGATCAAGTATAACACACAGACAGATTTGTATTGACTCTTGTAAGGAAACGTGCAA cgACACACAGTATAAGATGACCATCTCCATGGCAGACTGGCCCTCTGAAGCTTCAGAG GACTGGATTTTCCATATTCTGTCTTATGAAAGAGATATGTCAACAAATGTGACTCTGGACAG AAACGGGATCATCAAGCTGAACATTTACTTCCAGGAGTACAACTACCGCACCATCTCGGAGTCTGCCGCCACAACG ATCGTTTGGCTGCTGTCGAGCCTGGGAGGCCAGTTCGGGTTCTGGATGGGGGGCTCGGTGTTGTGCCTCATCGAGTTCGGGGAAATCATCATCGACTCGCTGTGGATCACCGTCATTAACGTGATCAGCTGGTGCAAAGGCCTGAAGCAGAAGCGGGCGCAGGCGCGGTACCCGGACGCGCCCCCGACGGTGTCGGAGCTGGTGGAGGCTCACACCAACCTGGGCTTCCAGCACGAGGACGCGGGTGCCCTCCCCAGGGACGAGGCGCTGCCCCCCGAgcccggcacccccccgcccaaCTACGACTCGCTGCGTGTGCAGCCCCTGGACGTCCTCGGTCCCGACAGCGATGCAGAAACTGAGTAA